From Shewanella yunxiaonensis, the proteins below share one genomic window:
- the argE gene encoding acetylornithine deacetylase yields MTKLPELKHSFSALIASPSISAIEAEQDQTNKGVLDLLSNWFSELGFHCQQQPVKDSRNKYNLLASLGSGKGGLLLAGHTDTVPFDEGRWHQDPFVLTEKDDRWYGLGTCDMKGFFALVLEAVKDMPLQQFKRPLYILASADEETTMSGAKTFAANAAIRPEYAIIGEPTSLRPVYMHKGHLAQGIRITGRSGHSSDPAKGLNAIDIMYQVIGQLLKLKQHLADNYRENAFSVPYPTMNFGHIHGGDAANRICGCCDLHMDIRPLPGIAIADLQLMTQQYLLPISEKYPGAISISTLYPGAEPFADTADSAWSQLVAKLAGNAPEVVNYATEAPYIRSIGCHTLVLGPGSIDQAHQPDEFIDLAQLKPTISLLKQLIYHACIE; encoded by the coding sequence ATGACCAAATTGCCGGAACTCAAACACAGCTTCAGTGCGCTTATCGCTTCTCCCTCTATCAGCGCCATAGAAGCCGAACAGGATCAGACCAATAAAGGGGTGCTCGATCTTCTCAGTAACTGGTTCTCGGAACTGGGCTTTCATTGCCAGCAACAGCCAGTGAAGGACAGTCGCAATAAATATAATCTGTTGGCTTCGCTCGGCAGTGGTAAAGGTGGGTTGTTATTAGCCGGTCACACCGACACCGTACCGTTTGATGAAGGTCGTTGGCACCAAGATCCGTTTGTGCTGACAGAAAAGGACGACCGTTGGTATGGCCTTGGTACCTGCGATATGAAAGGCTTTTTTGCGCTGGTATTAGAAGCCGTGAAAGATATGCCACTGCAGCAATTCAAACGGCCGCTGTATATCCTTGCCAGCGCTGATGAAGAAACCACCATGAGTGGCGCGAAGACTTTTGCCGCCAACGCAGCTATCCGTCCGGAGTACGCCATCATTGGCGAACCCACGAGCCTGCGTCCGGTGTATATGCATAAAGGGCATCTGGCACAAGGGATCAGAATTACTGGCCGCAGCGGTCATTCGTCTGACCCAGCCAAGGGACTTAACGCCATCGATATCATGTATCAGGTGATTGGGCAGTTGCTGAAGTTAAAACAGCATCTGGCAGATAACTATCGAGAAAATGCCTTCAGTGTGCCATATCCTACGATGAACTTTGGTCATATTCATGGTGGTGATGCCGCTAACCGTATTTGTGGGTGTTGCGACTTGCATATGGACATCAGGCCCTTGCCCGGCATCGCCATTGCCGATCTGCAGTTGATGACGCAGCAATACCTGTTACCCATTTCTGAAAAATATCCGGGTGCCATCAGCATTAGCACCTTGTACCCAGGGGCAGAACCCTTTGCCGATACCGCAGATTCTGCCTGGAGCCAACTGGTGGCCAAATTGGCCGGGAACGCACCGGAGGTGGTGAATTATGCTACTGAAGCTCCATATATTCGCAGCATTGGTTGCCATACACTGGTACTCGGACCTGGCAGCATCGATCAGGCACATCAGCCAGATGAATTTATCGATTTGGCGCAGCTAAAGCCGACAATATCACTACTTAAGCAACTGATTTATCACGCTTGTATTGAATAG
- a CDS encoding argininosuccinate synthase gives MSIAQKNTQVKKVVLAYSGGLDTSAIIPWLKENYNNCEIVAFCADIGQDPAELVGLTEKALASGASECHIVDLKEEFVKDYIYPTIATGAVYEGTYLLGTSMARPIIAKAQVEVARKVGADALAHGCTGKGNDQVRFEGCFAALAPDLKVIAPWREWTMQSREDLLAYLAERHIKTTASATKIYSRDANAWHISTEGGELESPWNEPSKAVWTWTVDPEDAPDAPEYVTVEVKDCRVTAVNGEQLEPYAALVKLNEIAAAHGVGRVDITENRLVGMKSRGCYETPGGTVMMAALRAVEELVLDKTSRSWREQVAAQMAHLVYDGRWFTPLCNSLIAASEALAKDVNGEVVIKLYKGQATPVKKRSPNSLYSEAFATFGEDTVYDQKHAEGFIRLYSLASRIRAINSNK, from the coding sequence ATGTCTATTGCACAGAAAAACACACAAGTGAAAAAGGTGGTGCTGGCTTACTCCGGTGGTTTGGACACCTCGGCCATCATCCCATGGCTGAAAGAAAACTATAACAACTGCGAAATCGTCGCCTTTTGTGCGGATATCGGTCAGGATCCAGCAGAGCTGGTGGGCTTGACTGAAAAAGCCTTGGCTTCTGGTGCTTCTGAGTGCCATATCGTCGATTTGAAAGAAGAATTTGTTAAAGACTACATCTACCCGACTATTGCGACAGGTGCAGTTTATGAAGGTACTTACCTGTTGGGTACCTCAATGGCTCGCCCAATCATTGCCAAAGCTCAGGTAGAAGTGGCCCGTAAAGTCGGGGCTGATGCCTTGGCTCATGGTTGTACTGGTAAAGGTAATGACCAGGTGCGTTTTGAAGGCTGTTTTGCTGCATTGGCGCCCGATCTGAAAGTGATTGCGCCATGGCGTGAATGGACCATGCAGAGCCGTGAAGATCTGCTGGCCTACCTGGCTGAACGTCATATCAAGACCACAGCATCAGCAACCAAAATTTACAGCCGTGACGCCAATGCCTGGCACATCTCTACTGAAGGCGGTGAGTTGGAAAGCCCATGGAACGAACCCAGCAAAGCGGTTTGGACTTGGACCGTTGATCCAGAAGATGCACCAGATGCTCCTGAGTATGTCACTGTAGAAGTGAAAGATTGCCGTGTGACTGCCGTTAATGGTGAACAGCTGGAGCCTTATGCTGCGTTGGTGAAACTCAACGAAATCGCCGCGGCGCATGGTGTTGGTCGCGTAGACATTACCGAAAACCGTCTGGTAGGGATGAAGTCTCGTGGCTGTTACGAAACTCCTGGGGGCACCGTAATGATGGCTGCACTGCGTGCAGTGGAAGAACTGGTGCTGGATAAAACCAGTCGCTCATGGCGTGAACAGGTCGCTGCCCAGATGGCGCATCTGGTGTATGACGGTCGCTGGTTCACTCCGCTATGCAACTCTTTGATTGCGGCGTCTGAAGCGCTTGCCAAAGATGTTAATGGTGAAGTGGTGATCAAGCTTTACAAAGGTCAGGCGACCCCAGTGAAAAAACGTTCACCTAACAGCCTGTACTCTGAAGCATTTGCTACCTTCGGTGAAGATACTGTATACGACCAGAAACATGCGGAAGGCTTTATCCGTTTGTATTCTCTGGCAAGCCGTATCCGCGCCATCAATAGCAACAAGTAA
- a CDS encoding ornithine carbamoyltransferase, whose translation MKHLLSLKDLSQSQLLALLDLAVKIKANPAEYRHALDGKSVVMLFEKPSLRTRVSFDIGINKLGGHCVYMDQQNGALGKRESVRDFAGNISQWADAIVARTFSHVTVEGLAEYGSVPVINALSDLYHPCQALADFLTLKEVLGSLKGLKLAYIGDGNNVTNSLMVGAAILGAQMTVICPEGHFPDGFAVTQAQQLAAVHGGSLLLTPDVSALEGVDAVYTDTWISMGDSTKLSDIAVKFAQYQVSKELMEKYKVKYFMHCLPAHRGVEVTDEVMDGEGSLILQQAQNRMHAQNAVLVTLLS comes from the coding sequence ATGAAGCACCTGTTGTCCCTTAAAGACCTGAGCCAATCGCAACTGTTGGCATTGCTGGACTTGGCGGTCAAGATCAAAGCCAACCCAGCCGAATATCGTCATGCGCTCGATGGGAAGAGCGTAGTGATGCTGTTCGAAAAGCCCTCATTGCGTACCCGAGTGAGCTTTGATATAGGTATCAATAAGCTCGGTGGTCACTGTGTCTATATGGATCAGCAAAATGGTGCTTTGGGCAAACGAGAGTCAGTGCGCGATTTCGCCGGTAATATTTCGCAGTGGGCGGATGCCATTGTGGCGCGTACCTTTAGCCATGTCACCGTAGAAGGCTTGGCAGAATACGGCAGCGTCCCTGTTATCAATGCATTGTCGGATCTTTACCATCCTTGTCAGGCATTGGCTGATTTCCTGACCTTGAAGGAAGTCTTGGGAAGTCTGAAAGGCCTGAAACTTGCGTATATCGGAGATGGTAATAACGTTACCAACTCGCTGATGGTTGGTGCCGCCATTCTGGGGGCACAAATGACGGTGATTTGCCCTGAGGGACATTTCCCTGATGGTTTTGCGGTAACTCAAGCGCAGCAGTTAGCCGCAGTTCACGGCGGTAGTTTACTACTGACTCCAGATGTTAGTGCGCTCGAAGGTGTGGATGCAGTCTACACTGATACATGGATTTCCATGGGAGACAGTACCAAACTTTCGGATATTGCCGTTAAATTTGCTCAATATCAGGTTTCAAAAGAACTGATGGAAAAATACAAGGTCAAGTATTTCATGCATTGCTTGCCCGCGCACAGAGGGGTAGAAGTGACGGATGAAGTAATGGACGGTGAAGGTTCGCTGATATTACAGCAGGCGCAGAACCGGATGCACGCCCAAAACGCGGTACTTGTCACTCTGTTAAGTTGA
- the argC gene encoding N-acetyl-gamma-glutamyl-phosphate reductase has translation MKNIAIIGASGYTGAQITALIENEPGLSVQGLYVSENSLDKGKALADLYPVYQQVPYVLQPLTAEAKDTIAAESDAVVLATEHVVSLELAAWFYEKGLRVFDLSGAYRFADAAQYPKWYGFEHTQPKVLAQAIYGLAEWNADKIAATRMIAVPGCYPTASLLALKPVKPLLTETLPVINAVSGVTGAGRKAQLHTSFCEVSLTPYGVLGHRHQPEIATHLGQQVIFTPHLGNFKRGILATITAQLKSGTTTAQVAEAYSVYDNSPLVKVSQQRFPKVDDVVLTPNCHIGWKFDEASGYLVVASAIDNLMKGAASQALQCIKIHFNL, from the coding sequence ATGAAAAATATTGCCATTATCGGTGCCAGTGGCTACACCGGAGCCCAGATAACCGCGTTGATTGAAAATGAACCCGGGCTCAGTGTGCAGGGGTTGTATGTGTCTGAGAATAGTCTCGACAAAGGCAAAGCCCTCGCTGACCTCTATCCTGTATATCAACAGGTTCCTTATGTATTGCAACCATTAACTGCTGAAGCCAAAGATACCATTGCGGCAGAATCAGATGCCGTAGTGCTGGCCACAGAACACGTTGTCAGTCTGGAACTCGCTGCCTGGTTTTATGAAAAAGGACTGCGAGTGTTCGATCTTAGCGGCGCTTATCGTTTTGCCGATGCCGCACAGTATCCCAAATGGTATGGTTTTGAACATACACAGCCAAAAGTGCTAGCGCAGGCGATTTATGGCTTGGCTGAATGGAATGCTGACAAGATTGCCGCAACCCGCATGATTGCCGTTCCAGGATGTTATCCCACCGCTTCATTGTTAGCACTTAAGCCAGTTAAGCCGCTGCTTACCGAAACGTTGCCAGTGATTAATGCCGTCAGTGGTGTCACCGGTGCCGGTCGAAAAGCACAACTGCATACCAGTTTTTGCGAAGTCAGTTTGACGCCCTATGGCGTGCTCGGACATCGCCACCAACCAGAAATTGCCACTCATCTGGGACAGCAGGTTATTTTTACACCGCATCTGGGTAACTTTAAGCGTGGTATTTTGGCAACCATTACCGCACAACTGAAGTCGGGCACGACTACTGCGCAGGTTGCAGAAGCCTATAGCGTTTATGATAACTCACCTTTGGTGAAGGTAAGTCAGCAGCGTTTTCCGAAAGTGGATGATGTGGTGCTGACGCCAAATTGCCATATCGGTTGGAAGTTTGATGAAGCCAGTGGCTATCTGGTGGTAGCCAGCGCTATCGACAATTTGATGAAAGGTGCGGCCAGTCAAGCACTGCAATGCATAAAGATTCATTTTAATCTTTGA
- the argB gene encoding acetylglutamate kinase translates to MSTNDSVLVLKVGGALMQCEMGMARLMETAAKMLSQGQKVVLVHGGGYLVDEQLKVNGMETVKLEGLRVTPAEQMPIVVGALAGTSNKILQAAAVKAGVVAVGMSLADGNLVDASIKDERLGFVGEVTPKDGTYINFLLAQGWMPIVSSIAVSSDGDLLNVNADEAATVLAKLVGGKLVLLSDVSGVLDGKGQLIPQLNRDQIQQLVKQGVIEKGMKVKVEAALDVAEQMGQPVQVASWRDAAQLAALARGENIGTQIQP, encoded by the coding sequence ATGAGCACAAATGACAGTGTGTTGGTTCTGAAAGTCGGTGGCGCATTAATGCAGTGTGAGATGGGCATGGCGCGATTGATGGAAACGGCAGCCAAGATGTTGTCCCAGGGACAGAAAGTGGTACTGGTGCACGGCGGCGGTTATCTGGTTGATGAACAGTTGAAAGTCAATGGCATGGAAACCGTTAAGTTGGAAGGCTTGCGGGTGACACCTGCCGAGCAGATGCCAATAGTGGTTGGGGCATTGGCTGGTACCTCTAACAAAATCCTGCAGGCCGCCGCAGTAAAAGCGGGCGTTGTTGCTGTAGGTATGAGTCTGGCAGACGGTAACCTCGTCGACGCCAGCATTAAAGATGAACGTCTGGGCTTTGTGGGTGAAGTTACTCCAAAAGATGGTACCTACATTAATTTCCTGTTAGCCCAGGGCTGGATGCCAATTGTCAGTTCCATTGCAGTGTCAAGCGATGGAGACTTACTGAATGTCAATGCTGATGAAGCGGCCACCGTACTCGCCAAATTGGTTGGCGGTAAGCTGGTATTGCTGTCAGATGTTTCTGGTGTACTGGATGGAAAAGGCCAGTTGATCCCACAACTGAACCGCGACCAGATCCAGCAACTGGTGAAACAGGGCGTTATCGAAAAAGGCATGAAAGTTAAAGTAGAGGCTGCGCTGGATGTGGCGGAGCAGATGGGGCAGCCAGTACAGGTAGCCTCATGGCGGGATGCAGCCCAGTTGGCTGCCCTTGCCCGGGGAGAGAACATCGGAACACAAATTCAACCGTAA
- a CDS encoding penicillin-binding protein 1A has translation MKWFKRILIAVFSLALLGIIAIICAYFYVLPDLPDVNTLKTVKLQTPLKIYSSDGKLISQFGEKRRIPLQLSDVPKPLLQAFIATEDSRFYEHNGVDPIGVLRAALVMITTGQKRQGASTITMQVARNFFLTRDKKFIRKIKEIFIALHIEQLLTKDEILELYVNRIYLGQRAYGVGAAAQVYYGKDVKDLTLAEMAVIAGLPKAPSTVNPITSPERAKARRNVVLRRMLDVGYINQNDYQVAAAAPITAKYHGAEIDLYAPYISEMARDYMVQKYGEEEAYTGGYNVYTTINSDLQQKAQKALRNNVYAYDERHGYRGPVSVLWTDSEPAPDKLVETLKQTAPVQELQPAAVIKVEDKQAEVLLGNGHTVTIPWEGLNWARSFINDRRQGPSPKSAADVVKVGEQIWVRPMGDSWQLSQLPQVASAMVSLDPHDGAIRTLVGGFSFTQSQYNRVVQAKRQLGSNIKPFLYATALEKGYTLATLINNAPINKPDLSQGTAWRPKNSPDVYGGPTRLRVGLAQSINVMAVRTLRYIGLDAAIDKLSQFGFDPADLNRNESLALGSPSVTPLQVVTAFSSFANGGQLLEPYFIARVDDAYGRTIERADPALACDTMPAATVANVQTTAMAPESTITSLDRPEDNPVAVTVAASDLPYTCDNPQARHAKRVISKQIAFLITDALKSVIWGGGDWNHGTAWNGTAWRAARVVKRHDIAGKTGTTNESRDTWFSGFNPSLVTTAWVGFDDHSRELGRVAWNPNGAKDQISGAESGAKTAGPAWNEFMHDALEGTPEIPMTPPAGIVSVRIDLATGKLSRKNDYTSDFEYFIQGTEPKEYASDATEDSNLFLDSGKTSENLFN, from the coding sequence GTGAAGTGGTTTAAACGCATACTTATCGCTGTATTCAGTCTCGCGCTATTGGGAATCATTGCCATTATCTGCGCGTATTTTTACGTTTTGCCGGATCTGCCAGACGTCAATACATTGAAAACCGTCAAACTTCAGACGCCACTTAAAATATATTCAAGTGATGGCAAACTTATTTCTCAATTTGGGGAAAAGCGTCGTATTCCATTGCAATTGAGTGATGTTCCCAAACCTTTGTTACAAGCATTTATTGCTACCGAAGATTCACGCTTTTATGAGCACAACGGTGTCGATCCCATTGGGGTGCTGCGCGCGGCATTAGTGATGATTACTACCGGCCAAAAGCGCCAGGGTGCAAGTACCATTACCATGCAGGTAGCCCGTAACTTCTTTTTGACTCGAGATAAGAAGTTTATCCGAAAAATCAAAGAAATCTTTATTGCACTTCACATTGAACAGCTTTTAACTAAAGACGAGATTCTGGAACTATATGTCAACCGGATCTACCTCGGGCAACGCGCCTATGGCGTCGGGGCGGCAGCACAAGTGTATTACGGCAAGGATGTAAAAGACCTGACGCTTGCAGAAATGGCCGTGATTGCAGGGCTCCCCAAAGCGCCGTCAACCGTTAACCCCATCACCTCTCCGGAAAGAGCCAAGGCTCGTCGTAACGTAGTCCTGCGGCGAATGCTGGATGTGGGATACATCAATCAAAACGACTATCAAGTGGCTGCTGCTGCGCCGATCACCGCCAAGTACCATGGTGCGGAAATCGACCTATATGCACCTTATATCTCAGAGATGGCGAGAGATTATATGGTGCAGAAATACGGTGAAGAAGAAGCCTACACCGGTGGTTACAACGTCTACACCACTATCAATTCTGATCTGCAACAAAAAGCGCAAAAAGCGTTACGCAACAACGTCTATGCCTATGACGAACGTCATGGTTACCGGGGGCCGGTGTCAGTCTTATGGACAGATTCTGAGCCGGCGCCGGATAAGTTGGTTGAAACACTAAAACAGACAGCACCTGTGCAGGAGTTACAGCCAGCTGCCGTCATCAAAGTGGAAGACAAGCAGGCCGAAGTATTACTTGGAAATGGTCACACCGTAACCATTCCTTGGGAAGGTTTAAACTGGGCACGCAGCTTTATTAACGACAGACGCCAGGGGCCATCACCCAAATCAGCGGCGGATGTTGTCAAAGTTGGCGAACAGATCTGGGTCCGCCCGATGGGCGATAGTTGGCAATTATCGCAACTTCCACAAGTTGCCAGCGCGATGGTCTCTCTCGATCCTCATGACGGCGCCATCCGTACCTTGGTAGGTGGATTTAGCTTCACTCAAAGCCAATACAACCGGGTGGTGCAGGCCAAACGTCAGTTAGGCTCTAACATCAAGCCATTCCTGTATGCTACTGCATTGGAAAAAGGTTACACCCTGGCGACATTGATTAATAACGCCCCTATTAATAAGCCTGATTTAAGTCAGGGTACCGCCTGGCGCCCTAAAAATTCGCCTGATGTCTACGGCGGTCCAACTAGACTGCGCGTCGGATTGGCGCAATCCATCAACGTCATGGCGGTCAGAACACTGCGATATATTGGACTGGATGCGGCAATTGATAAACTCAGTCAGTTTGGATTTGATCCGGCCGATCTGAACCGTAACGAATCACTGGCATTAGGCTCTCCGTCAGTGACTCCCTTGCAGGTTGTTACCGCGTTCTCAAGTTTCGCGAATGGCGGTCAATTGTTGGAACCCTACTTCATTGCACGCGTCGATGATGCCTATGGCAGGACGATTGAGCGCGCTGATCCTGCACTGGCTTGCGATACAATGCCAGCAGCAACAGTAGCTAACGTGCAAACTACAGCAATGGCACCTGAATCGACCATTACCAGCTTAGACCGTCCAGAGGATAATCCCGTAGCGGTTACCGTTGCCGCCAGTGATCTGCCATATACCTGTGACAACCCTCAGGCACGTCATGCTAAACGAGTTATCTCCAAACAGATTGCGTTCCTGATAACCGATGCGCTTAAGAGCGTGATTTGGGGGGGTGGCGACTGGAATCATGGTACCGCATGGAACGGTACCGCTTGGCGTGCTGCTCGCGTGGTAAAACGGCATGATATTGCCGGTAAAACCGGTACCACCAATGAATCTAGAGATACCTGGTTCAGTGGGTTTAACCCGAGTCTGGTCACCACCGCCTGGGTAGGTTTTGATGATCATAGTCGCGAGTTAGGTCGTGTGGCCTGGAATCCTAACGGTGCAAAAGATCAGATTTCTGGAGCAGAATCCGGGGCTAAGACTGCCGGGCCGGCCTGGAACGAGTTTATGCACGATGCCTTAGAAGGCACGCCAGAAATCCCGATGACACCACCAGCGGGTATCGTCTCGGTAAGGATTGATTTAGCAACTGGCAAGTTATCCCGTAAGAACGACTATACCAGTGATTTTGAATACTTTATTCAAGGCACTGAGCCCAAGGAATACGCCAGCGATGCTACCGAGGACAGTAACTTGTTCCTTGATTCCGGCAAAACATCGGAAAACTTGTTTAACTAA
- the argH gene encoding argininosuccinate lyase: protein MALWGGRFSGPSSELFQLFNDSLPVDYRLVEQDIQGSVAWAAAIAKAGVLTEAELASLQQALQELLVEVKDQPQQILSSGAEDIHSFVEQKLIDKVGDLGKKLHTGRSRNDQVATDLKLWCKEEAEHLLTLLTQLKQAMLALAERELDAVMPGYTHLQRAQPVTMGHWALAYVEMFERDLSRLQDTVTRLNTCPLGSGALAGTAYPVDRKALALSLGFAAPTLNSLDSVSDRDHVVELCSDAAISMMHLSRMAEDMIFFNSGEANFIELADNVTSGSSLMPQKKNPDALELIRGKTGRVYGSLTGILTTMKALPLAYNKDMQEDKEGLFDVMDSWSLCLKMAALVLEGVKVNRNRALQAAQQGYANATELADYLVSKGMPFREAHHVVGEVVLKAIAEGKPIEALPLATLQTYAAIIAEDVYPNLTIEACLEKRNVLGGTALVQVQAALDAKKY, encoded by the coding sequence ATGGCATTATGGGGCGGCCGCTTCAGTGGCCCGAGCAGCGAACTTTTCCAACTCTTCAATGACTCGTTGCCAGTAGATTATCGGCTGGTGGAACAGGACATTCAGGGCTCGGTTGCCTGGGCTGCCGCAATTGCCAAAGCTGGTGTGTTGACTGAGGCAGAATTGGCGTCTTTGCAACAGGCACTTCAGGAATTGCTCGTTGAAGTTAAAGATCAGCCACAACAGATCCTGAGTTCTGGCGCTGAAGATATTCACAGTTTTGTCGAACAGAAACTGATCGATAAAGTCGGTGACCTTGGCAAAAAATTGCATACCGGGCGTTCGCGTAACGATCAGGTGGCAACTGACCTTAAGCTTTGGTGTAAAGAAGAAGCTGAGCACTTGCTGACTTTGCTGACGCAGTTAAAGCAGGCGATGTTAGCGCTGGCAGAGCGCGAGCTGGATGCGGTGATGCCAGGATATACTCATTTGCAACGGGCTCAACCAGTGACTATGGGGCATTGGGCCTTAGCTTACGTGGAAATGTTTGAGCGTGACCTCAGCCGTCTGCAAGATACCGTAACCCGTCTGAATACCTGTCCGTTGGGCAGTGGTGCGCTGGCAGGTACTGCTTATCCGGTGGATCGTAAAGCGTTGGCATTGAGCCTGGGGTTTGCAGCTCCTACACTGAACAGCCTTGATAGTGTCTCTGATCGTGACCATGTGGTGGAGTTATGCAGTGACGCAGCCATCAGCATGATGCATCTTAGCCGCATGGCGGAAGATATGATTTTCTTCAACTCTGGTGAAGCCAATTTCATTGAACTGGCTGATAACGTCACTTCTGGTTCATCGTTGATGCCACAGAAGAAAAACCCAGATGCACTGGAATTGATCCGCGGTAAAACTGGCCGGGTTTATGGTTCTTTGACTGGTATTCTGACCACGATGAAAGCACTGCCGCTGGCCTATAACAAGGACATGCAGGAAGACAAAGAAGGCCTGTTCGATGTGATGGACAGCTGGAGTCTGTGTCTTAAAATGGCCGCTTTGGTATTGGAAGGCGTGAAGGTGAATCGTAATCGAGCCTTGCAGGCTGCCCAGCAAGGCTATGCCAATGCGACAGAACTGGCCGATTACTTGGTTTCTAAAGGCATGCCATTTCGTGAAGCGCACCATGTCGTGGGTGAAGTGGTGTTAAAAGCAATTGCTGAAGGTAAGCCGATTGAAGCGTTGCCATTAGCCACTTTACAGACTTATGCCGCGATCATTGCCGAAGATGTTTACCCAAATCTGACCATTGAAGCATGTCTTGAGAAGCGTAATGTGCTTGGTGGCACCGCATTAGTGCAGGTGCAAGCCGCACTGGACGCAAAGAAATACTGA